A stretch of Henckelia pumila isolate YLH828 chromosome 4, ASM3356847v2, whole genome shotgun sequence DNA encodes these proteins:
- the LOC140864940 gene encoding probable prolyl 4-hydroxylase 4 has protein sequence MVNFSQITLIFIITIAAIARESLGHSIINPSKVKSISWKPRAFVYEGFLTDEECNHLISLAKNELKRSAVADSESGESKLSEVRTSSGMFIRKEKDPIVAGIEEKISMWTFLPKENGEDIQVLRYEPGQKYEPHYDYFTDKVNIARGGHRIATVLMYLTDVDKGGETVFPKAEEPPRIRSVSTDNGLSECGRQGPAVKPHKGDALLFFSLHPDAIPDPASLHAGCPVDEGEKWSATKWIHVDAFDKIVGGNCTDSDANCEKWATLGECNKNPEYMIGSSDLPGYCRKSCKVC, from the exons ATGGTTAATTTTTCTCAGATTACGCTGATTTTCATTATCACTATCGCCGCGATCGCGCGGGAATCCTTGGGGCATTCGATAATCAATCCATCTAAAGTCAAATCTATCTCATGGAAGCCCAG AGCATTTGTGTATGAAGGTTTTCTAACGGATGAGGAATGTAACCATTTGATCTCACTG GCAAAAAACGAGTTGAAGAGGTCAGCTGTGGCGGACAGTGAGTCTGGTGAGAGTAAGCTGAGCGAAGTGAGGACTAGCTCTGGAATGTTTATCCGGAAGGAAAAG GATCCTATAGTTGCTGgcatagaagagaagatatctaTGTGGACATTCTTACCAAAAG AGAATGGAGAAGATATACAAGTATTACGCTATGAGCCTGGGCAGAAATATGAACCTCACTATGACTATTTTACCGACAAGGTCAACATTGCTCGTGGTGGGCACCGAATAGCTACTGTGCTAATGTATCTTACTGATGTCGATAAAGGAGGTGAAACTGTTTTTCCCAAAGCAGAG GAACCACCTCGTATCCGGTCTGTTTCGACTGATAATGGCTTGTCTGAGTGTGGAAGGCAAGGTCCTGCAG TGAAACCTCACAAAGGAGATGCACTTCTCTTTTTCAGTCTTCACCCAGATGCAATTCCAGACCCTGCTAGCCTGCATGCGGGATGCCCCGTAGACGAGGGTGAGAAATGGTCTGCTACAAAGTGGATCCATGTGGATGCTTTCGACAAGATCGTTGGTGGGAACTGCACAGATTCAGATGCTAATTGCGAAAAATGGGCTACTCTTGGGGAATGCAACAAGAATCCAGAATATATGATCGGATCATCAGATCTTCCTGGATATTGCCGGAAGAGTTGCAAAGTGTGTTAA
- the LOC140864938 gene encoding receptor-like cytosolic serine/threonine-protein kinase RBK2 produces MEHTHDTFTLPRESENACNIAVESSEGELLVIGQALLVPASSISFSDSDLQDSSVEEVLLVEECPLREENGEAEKQETVSNSVTRTLDLEPITNGKSDSWKGFIRKLKKGPTMNLNSFQYPSILNLPSIKKLSRRRTRNTQSLPALPTQIDADLYYCFETSWKSFSLADLEEATDNFSNDNLIGEGGYSEVYRGHLKDGQLIAVKRLIRGTQEEMTADYLSELGILVHVNHPNIANVIGYGVEGGMHLVLPLSPHGNLASSLNGKNDKVLAWNVRYNIALGIASGLSYLHEGCQRRIIHRDIKSANILLTEDFEPQISDFGLAKWLPDNWTHITVSQFEGTFGYLPPELFMHGIVDEKTDVYAYGVLLLELISGQPALDESHNSLVMWAKPLLGRKSILDLVDPTLDGVYDYDLVSRMSLVASLCIHHNSSERPQMNQVVKMLKCGEGITQGKKKFQKRPALKRTYPLELISEEECN; encoded by the exons ATGGAACATACCCATGACACCTTCACCCTTCCACG CGAAAGCGAGAATGCATGCAATATTGCTGTTGAAAGTTCTGAAGGAGAACTTTTGGTGATTGGACAGGCATTGCTTGTTCCTGCTTCCTCCATTTCATTCTCTGATAGTG ACTTGCAAGATTCAAGTGTGGAGGAAGTATTACTAGTAGAAGAATGCCCGCTTAGAGAAGAGAATGGGGAGGCAGAAAAGCAAGAAACGGTTAGTAATTCCGTGACAAGGACGTTAGATCTAGAGCCTATTACAAATGGGAAATCAGATTCGTGGAAAGGGTTCATTCGGAAGCTTAAAAAAGGGCCAACGATGAATTTGAATTCCTTCCAATATCCTAGTATACTTAACCTTCCTTCGATCAAGAAACTCTCAAGAAGACGGACAAGGAACACACAAAGCTTGCCAGCATTGCCTACCCAAATAGATGCCGACTTGTACTATTGCTTCGAAACTTCTTGGAAAAGTTTCTCTCTTGCAGATCTCGAAGAAGCAACCGACAATTTTAGCAATG ATAACCTGATTGGGGAGGGAGGCTATTCTGAAGTTTACAGGGGACACCTGAAAGATGGGCAACTAATTGCCGTGAAAAGGTTGATCCGGGGAACTCAGGAGGAAATGACAGCAGACTACTTATCCGAGCTCGGTATTCTAGTACATGTTAATCATCCAAACATTGCAAATGTTATTGGATACGGTGTCGAAGGAGGGATGCACCTTGTTCTTCCTTTGTCTCCACATGGGAATTTAGCATCTTCGCTGAACG GCAAAAATGACAAAGTACTGGCATGGAATGTAAGATACAATATTGCTCTGGGGATTGCATCTGGGCTTTCATATCTTCACGAGGGGTGTCAACGAAGAATTATCCACAGAGATATCAAGTCCGCAAATATTTTGCTCACTGAAGATTTTGAACCTCAG ATTTCTGATTTTGGGCTTGCAAAGTGGCTGCCTGATAACTGGACTCACATTACTGTTTCACAGTTTGAAGGCACGTTTGG CTATCTCCCTCCCGAGCTTTTCATGCATGGAATAGTTGATGAAAAGACTGATGTTTACGCTTATGGAGTGCTGTTGTTAGAGCTCATTAGTGGTCAACCAGCTCTAGACGAATCGCACAATAGCCTTGTGATGTGG GCCAAACCTTTGCTGGGCAGAAAAAGTATATTGGACCTAGTGGATCCAACACTAGATGGCGTCTATGACTACGACCTAGTCAGTCGAATGAGTTTGGTGGCCTCCTTATGTATCCATCACAATTCATCAGAAAGGCCTCAGATGAACCAG GTTGTGAAGATGTTAAAATGTGGTGAAGGCATAACTCAAGGCAAGAAGAAGTTCCAAAAACGGCCTGCACTCAAGAGGACGTACCCCTTGGAGCTAATTTCGGAAGAAGAATGCAACTGA